A region of Streptomyces deccanensis DNA encodes the following proteins:
- a CDS encoding ABC transporter permease has product MTAVTAAERGVVPGPRALAAHGLSTVRRHPLIVVLALLVLVFQLSTGSFLDPGNLRGIATDAAALAIVAVPLALLVISGYLDLSVGSTLALGALTAGWLAGEQAQSPVVAVLGALAVGAAVGAVNGVLCCYLGLSPFIVTLGMLAAVRGLAQQLFPLPLSGFGDGFAWLGGARIAGIAAPVVIAAVVLVAGALFLAYTPTGRHVFAIGVNREAAYLSGIDVRRTPFALFVVTGTAAALAGAIKASVLDSVVAGTSGTGFELTVLTAVLLGGVALSGGSGSVLGVLLGVLFLGCLQNGLTLLSVPTFWQQMAQGVALVAGAALAYFGPRATR; this is encoded by the coding sequence ATGACCGCCGTGACCGCCGCCGAGCGCGGCGTCGTCCCCGGCCCGCGCGCCCTGGCCGCGCACGGGCTCTCGACGGTGCGCCGCCATCCCCTGATCGTCGTCCTCGCCCTGCTGGTGCTGGTGTTTCAGCTGTCCACCGGCAGCTTCCTCGACCCCGGGAACCTGCGCGGGATCGCCACCGACGCGGCCGCCCTCGCGATCGTCGCCGTACCCCTGGCCCTGCTGGTGATCAGCGGTTACCTGGATCTGTCGGTGGGTTCGACGCTGGCGCTGGGCGCCCTGACGGCGGGCTGGCTCGCGGGGGAGCAGGCCCAGTCCCCCGTGGTCGCCGTCCTCGGCGCGCTGGCCGTGGGCGCGGCGGTCGGCGCCGTGAACGGGGTGCTCTGCTGCTATCTGGGGCTGTCGCCGTTCATCGTGACGCTGGGCATGCTGGCGGCCGTGCGCGGCCTGGCGCAGCAGCTCTTCCCGCTGCCGCTGAGCGGCTTCGGCGACGGCTTCGCCTGGCTGGGCGGGGCGCGGATCGCCGGGATCGCGGCCCCCGTCGTCATCGCCGCCGTCGTGCTCGTCGCCGGGGCGCTGTTCCTGGCGTACACGCCCACCGGACGCCATGTGTTCGCGATCGGGGTCAACCGGGAGGCCGCGTACCTCTCCGGTATCGACGTCCGCCGTACGCCGTTCGCGCTGTTCGTGGTGACCGGTACGGCCGCCGCGCTGGCCGGGGCGATCAAGGCGTCCGTACTGGACAGCGTGGTCGCGGGCACCTCGGGCACGGGCTTCGAGCTGACCGTGCTCACGGCGGTGCTGCTGGGCGGGGTCGCCCTGAGCGGCGGCTCCGGTTCGGTTCTCGGGGTGCTGCTCGGCGTGCTGTTCCTGGGTTGTCTGCAGAACGGGCTGACACTGCTGAGCGTGCCGACGTTCTGGCAGCAGATGGCGCAGGGCGTGGCCCTGGTGGCGGGCGCGGCGCTCGCCTACTTCGGTCCACGCGCCACCCGGTGA